A genomic window from Rickettsiales bacterium includes:
- the rarD gene encoding EamA family transporter RarD, protein MSAQTKPIDKTGLLPAIGCYSLWGFFPIYWKFLSHVDALETMAHRIIWSFVFYLAIMGARVLIGKKFSLKVTKRDWVLATINGVLLGLNWWVYIYAMNIERIIETSLAYFLNPLLSVAVGVLVFREPFPKLLKLAFALAMIGVGIQMGYGETFPWIALALATNFCAYGAIKKIVTVNATQFSMMESAIVLIPALILAVTLRMESDMILTNTDWLFLAGGGVATGIPLLLFAMAAQKLPYSVMGMLQFIGPTIQFILGYYLYKEPISTVGWISYCFIWGGVGVYLIDRIRVARNLRKASRIPLATPEEPQ, encoded by the coding sequence ATGAGCGCCCAAACCAAACCCATCGATAAAACAGGATTACTGCCTGCCATTGGCTGTTACAGCTTATGGGGGTTCTTTCCAATTTATTGGAAATTCCTTTCCCATGTCGATGCACTGGAGACGATGGCACACCGTATCATTTGGTCATTTGTCTTTTACCTCGCCATCATGGGTGCACGCGTATTGATCGGCAAAAAATTCAGCCTCAAAGTCACCAAACGCGATTGGGTGCTTGCTACCATCAATGGCGTACTACTGGGCCTTAATTGGTGGGTCTATATTTACGCCATGAATATTGAGCGGATTATTGAGACTAGCCTCGCATATTTTCTCAACCCGCTTCTGTCAGTCGCCGTCGGCGTCTTAGTTTTCCGCGAGCCGTTCCCGAAATTATTAAAACTCGCCTTCGCACTGGCGATGATTGGGGTAGGAATTCAAATGGGCTATGGTGAAACCTTCCCGTGGATTGCACTGGCACTCGCTACTAACTTCTGCGCCTATGGTGCAATCAAAAAAATTGTCACAGTAAATGCCACCCAGTTTTCGATGATGGAAAGCGCAATCGTACTCATCCCCGCCCTCATCCTAGCCGTCACCTTGCGCATGGAAAGCGACATGATCCTCACTAATACCGATTGGTTATTCCTCGCCGGTGGTGGAGTGGCGACCGGAATCCCGCTACTACTCTTCGCAATGGCTGCACAAAAGCTACCTTATAGCGTCATGGGAATGCTACAATTTATCGGCCCCACTATTCAATTTATCTTAGGTTACTACCTTTATAAAGAGCCCATCAGCACGGTTGGTTGGATTTCCTATTGCTTCATTTGGGGCGGTGTAGGCGTTTACC